The Acinetobacter sp. SAAs474 DNA window CATAGGTTAAATACAGTATTAACGTTGAAGATAAATCCTCAAGTCCTGTTGATCTATCAATTTAAACTGACTGGCTTATATCGTATGATTGGCGCTTATTGCAACAATGGGCAATGAATCACTATGCAATCATAAAAAAATTAACACTTAACACCATCATAAATAAAATAGATCACCACGGATAAAATATCATCCAGTCGTATATCGCATTGTTATGTTTAGAACAACAGTACTGGAACTGTGTGAATTAAACAAAGCGTTATAGCGCACTTAAATTGATGATGTAAAATCAGTATTTTTATCAAGCATATATTAAGGTCATTTAATTTAAACAAAAAAAAGAAAGAGATCTCTCCCAAAATCTCTCTCTTGTAGCTGAATCCTCTAGCGATTCATGGTTTTATTATAATTATTATTCCTCTTATTAATATTTCGATAATTAATTAATCTACAACAGTCAAAATGGTTTTTTGAACGATCATCTTAGATCAATATATTTTCTCATATGGCCCTAAGCTTAATCTACGTTTATTTATAATTGCAATAGCAAAAAGTAAATTTAAGTACTTTTTTTATAAGGTATTTTTGAAGATGCTTATTTAATTTTCAAATATCAAACCAAAGTATGATAAAAGCAGGCCAAGGCCTGCTTTTATTTTAAAACTATCATGCAATTCAGCATAAATGATCGTATAACACTCAATATTTTATAATATATGAATGGTGTGATCTTTAAGATCACACTATAGTGCTTCAATCTCGTTATAGATTTCTATTAATCTATAAATGTTACTTTCGCAATTGCTTTTTTACTTGCCTGAACAATTAAAGTAACTTTCTCTTTAACAGAAAAAGATGCATCAACAGCTTGCCAATTTACTTTGACTGCACCGCGCCCTACCGCATCTTTTGCTTGTGCTGCATTTTTAGTTAATCCGGCTGCACGTAGAATCGATGCAATAAAAATTTCACCTTGATATTCAGCCAGTGAAATCGTAACTTCAGGGGTACCTTCAGGTAATTCACCTTCAGTAATTAAATTACCAGCACCTTTATGGGCATTTTCTGCAGCATCACGGCCATGAAAACGCTCTACCAATTCTAAAGCCAGAATACGTTTTACCTCTTGAGGATTACGACCTGCAGCAATTTCTGTCAACAAAATTTGAATTTCATCAACAGATTTAAAACTCAATAAATCAAAATAACGTTCAATCAAAGCATCAGGCATTGATAATACTTTTTGATACATTGCTCCTGGTGCATCAAATACACCAATATAGTTACCTAAAGATTTAGACATTTTTTGAACACCGTCCAAACCTTCTAAAATAGGTACCGTAATACATACCTGCGCTTCTTGATCATAACGACCTTGTAATGTACGCCCCATTAACAAGTTAAAAGTTTGATCAGTCCCGCCCAGTTCAACATCTGCCTCTAAAGCAATCGAATCATATCCTTGTACTAAAGGATACAAAAATTCATGAATCGCAATTGGCTGATGATTATGATAACGCTTGGTAAAATCATCACGCTCCAACATACGAGCAACAGTCTGTTGTGATGCCAATTGAATTAAATCAGCAGCAGTTTTATTGGCAAACCACTCAGAGTTAAATACAACCTTGGTTTTGTTTGGATCAAGAATTTTGAATACTTGCTCTTGATAGGTCTTGGCATTTTCCAATACTTGTTCACGTGATAATGGTGGACGTGTTGCGCTTTTACCTGTTGGGTCACCAATCATGGCAGTATAGTCACCAATCAAGAAATAGACCTCATGACCTAAATCTTGAAATACTTTAAGTTTATTAATTAAAACCGTATGACCTAAATGCAGATCGGGTGCAGTAGGATCAAAGCCTGCTTTAATTTTTAATGGACGATTCTGTTTGAGTTTTTTTAATAAATCCTCTTCAGAAATAATTTCATGAGTGCCTCGTTGAATGAGGGCAAGTTGTTCTTCAGCCGGCAGGAAATTTGACATTACAAAATCCAAATACATCAGTTATCCAATTTGTACGATATACTAACACTTTTTCAGCATATTGCAGGCTTAAGAATAATCATGACAGCAATCTATATTGGGGTAATGACCGGCACAAGTATGGATGGTGTTGATATT harbors:
- the tyrS gene encoding tyrosine--tRNA ligase; its protein translation is MYLDFVMSNFLPAEEQLALIQRGTHEIISEEDLLKKLKQNRPLKIKAGFDPTAPDLHLGHTVLINKLKVFQDLGHEVYFLIGDYTAMIGDPTGKSATRPPLSREQVLENAKTYQEQVFKILDPNKTKVVFNSEWFANKTAADLIQLASQQTVARMLERDDFTKRYHNHQPIAIHEFLYPLVQGYDSIALEADVELGGTDQTFNLLMGRTLQGRYDQEAQVCITVPILEGLDGVQKMSKSLGNYIGVFDAPGAMYQKVLSMPDALIERYFDLLSFKSVDEIQILLTEIAAGRNPQEVKRILALELVERFHGRDAAENAHKGAGNLITEGELPEGTPEVTISLAEYQGEIFIASILRAAGLTKNAAQAKDAVGRGAVKVNWQAVDASFSVKEKVTLIVQASKKAIAKVTFID